The following are encoded in a window of Scophthalmus maximus strain ysfricsl-2021 chromosome 2, ASM2237912v1, whole genome shotgun sequence genomic DNA:
- the ppwd1 gene encoding peptidylprolyl isomerase domain and WD repeat-containing protein 1, with protein sequence MAESENNVDLKRKADENEDGDGNGEEDEWVGPMPTEATKAKKRKVLEYERVYLDNLPSAAAYERSYMHRDVITHLVCSKTDFVITASQDGHVKFWKKKEEEGIEFVKHFRSHLGVIESIAVSAEGALLCSVGDDQAMKVFDVVNFDMINMLKLGFQPGQSEWIYNPGDAISTVACSEKSTGKIFVYDGRGSNEPLHVFDKMHSSPLSQIRLNPKFRVIVSADKAGMLEYWTGLPSEFKFPRHVHWEYKTDTDLYEFAKHKTYPTSLAFSSDGKKMATIASDRKVRIFRFLTGKLMRVFDESLTMFTELQQMRQQLPDMEFGRRMAVERELEKVDGIRLTNIIFDETGHFVLYGTMLGIKVINVETNRCVRILGKLENIRVVQLSLFQGVAKAIQVAPTVEMKASDNPALDNVEPDPTIFCTAFKKNRFYMFSKREPEDTKSADSDRDIFNEKPSKEEVMAATQAEGPKRVSDSAIIHTTMGDIHIKLFPVECPKTVENFCVHSRNGYYNGHIFHRVIKGFMIQTGDPTGTGMGGESIWGGEFEDEFHATLRHDRPYTLSMANGGPGTNGSQFFVTVVPTPWLDNKHTVFGRCTKGMEAVQRISNVKVNPKTDKPYEDISIINITIK encoded by the exons ATGGCGGAGTCGGAAAACAATGTGGACTTGAAACGAAAAGCAGATGAAAATGAGGATGGGGACGGAAAtggagaagaggatgaatgGGTCGGACCTATGCCGACCGAAGCCACGAAAGCCAAGAAAAGGAAAG TTTTGGAATATGAGCGCGTCTACCTGGACAACCTGCCTTCAGCTGCGGCGTACGAGAGGAGCTACATGCACAGGGACGTCATCACGCACTTAGTATGCTCCAA gACGGACTTCGTTATCACAGCCAGCCAGGACGGCCATGTCAAGTTctggaagaagaaggaggaggaggggatagAGTTTGTCAAACACTTTCGAAGTCATCTCG GCGTGATAGAGAGCATTGCAGTCAGTGCTGAAGGggctcttctctgctctgtcgGAGATGATCAGGCCATGAAAGTGTTTGATGTTGTCAACTTTGACATGATCAATATGCTGAAGTTGGG CTTTCAACCAGGCCAGAGTGAGTGGATCTATAATCCCGGGGATGCCATTTCCACAGTGGCCTGCTCCGAAAAATCCACGGGGAAGATCTTTGTCTATGACGGACGGGGGAGCAACGAGCCCCTCCATGTGTTTGACAAAATGCACTCCTCGCCGCTGTCCCAAATCCGCCTGAATCCCAAATTTAGAGTAATCGTTTCTGCTGACAAAGCGGGAATGTTGGAATACTGGACTGGCCTCCCGAGTGAGTTCAAGTTCCCCAGACATGTGCATTGGGAatacaaaacagacacagacttgTATGAATTTGCGAAACACAAAACCTATCCCACCAGCCTCGCATTTTCTTCCGATGGGAAGAAAATGGCCACCATTGCGTCCGACAGGAAAGTCCGGATCTTTCGCTTCCTAACAGGCAAACTGATGCGAGTGTTTGACGAATCGCTAACG ATgttcacagagctgcagcagatgaGGCAGCAGCTGCCTGACATGGAGTTTGGGCGGCGAATGGCTGTGGAGAGGGAACTGGAGAAAGTGGACGGTATCCGGTTGACAAATATCATCTTTGATGAGACCGGCCACTTTGTGCTCTACGGGACCATGCTGGGCATCAAGGTCATCAATGTTGAAACCAACAG ATGCGTGCGGATCCTCGGGAAGCTGGAGAACATTCGTGTGGTCCAGCTGAGTTTGTTCCAGGGCGTTGCGAAGGCCATCCAAGTGGCCCCCACTGTGGAAATGAAGGCATCTGACAATCCTGCCTTGGACAACGTCGAGCCGGACCCCACCATATTCTGCACGGCATTCAAGAAGAACCGCTTCTACATG TTCTCAAAAAGAGAACCAGAGGATACAAAGAGCGCCGACTCAGACAGGGACATCTTCAATGAGAAGCCTTCCAAGGAAGAGGTGATGGCTGCGACACAGGCCGAGGGACCCAAGAGGGTGTCGGACAGCGCCATCATCCACACCACCATGGGAGACATCCACATCAAGCTCTTCCCTGTAGA ATGCCCCAAAACTGTGGAGAACTTCTGCGTTCACAGCAGGAATGGCTACTACAATGGCCACATATTCCACAGAGTTATCAAG GGCTTCATGATCCAGACAGGAGACCCCACAGGCACAGGCATGGGAGGAGAGAGCATCTGGGGAGGAGAGTTTGAGGACGAGTTCCACGCAACTCTGAGACACGACCGCCCGTACACGCTCAGTATGGCGAACGGAGGCCCCGGCACCAACGGCTCACAGTTTTTCGTCACTGTTGTACCCACG